The Deltaproteobacteria bacterium genome contains the following window.
GTGCTCAACGAGCTGATTTTATAGGTTAAAGCAAGGTTAAAAAAGATATTCGCTAAAATGCAAAAATAACGAATAAACTGGCGTGCATGGGAATCGAACCCGTTCGATGCTAAATTTATGGTAGCAATATCAGGTAGATAAGCTATTTGTAGTTTGTTAGGTTAAAGTTTGGTTAAAGTTCCTGTCATGTGGATATGATCGGAGATTTGATAAAAGAGCTATCATTGAGGAGGTAGTGGGTTACACCCTTCCGGGTTCAGATGTCGGCTTCGAAGCCATGAAAAAATGAAAGACTATTTCTTGTGAGTACTGTTGATAATGCAATAATCATTCATAGAATTAAGTGTAAGATGGTAATTCCTACCAGGTTTTCATGAAATATTGCGTATTTTGTGTCTCGAAGATCAGCTTCGATTTAATGGGCAAAAAAATAATAATCCATGATATCATGTATATAAAATAATGCATGTTACTGGGATTACTTTCACTGGTACACAAATTGCTTTTTTATGGAATGTTCCCGCAGAATACCCCACCCCTAGGTAGGGTTATTCAGCGGTGTTGTGATAATGAGCGTGGTGATTATTGTCTTTGTGTTGGTGACCAATAGTTCAATATATCATCATAAGATATTAAGTACGATTCATTATGCAATTTTCAAGTACTGGTAATAACATGTAAGGACACCGAGATAATTAAAGGATGTTCAATATCATGTTTACGAAAAGCAACAATAAAAGCAGCAAGAGGGGGTTTACGCTGATAGAGCTTATCATAGTCATCGCCATTATCGGTATTCTGGCAGCGATCGCCGTACCTCAGTACTCCAATTATAGGGTGCGAGGATTCAATGCAATGGCCCATGCAGATGCAAGAAATGCCTATACAGCAGCCCAGTTGTATTTTACCGAACACCATGATGACACGCTGGACCTTGCATTGCTTCAGGCATATGGGTTCCAACGATCAAATGGTGTAGTGCTTACAGTGTTGAATGGTACCA
Protein-coding sequences here:
- a CDS encoding prepilin-type N-terminal cleavage/methylation domain-containing protein encodes the protein MFTKSNNKSSKRGFTLIELIIVIAIIGILAAIAVPQYSNYRVRGFNAMAHADARNAYTAAQLYFTEHHDDTLDLALLQAYGFQRSNGVVLTVLNGTIVGLSMTSTHAMGTLTYTVDANGNITSS